A genome region from Coprococcus phoceensis includes the following:
- a CDS encoding YhgE/Pip domain-containing protein encodes MKNRDYKKLVTIATAVALIVGSLGAVSSPTLAKDTKTTAQTTTAEKKTTKEKEVSSDSKPYKSETVYAKTDEDGNVTSVIVSDQLKNINSTGKFSDTSTLSDIENVKGNEKFSKQKNKLIWNTAKKDICYQGTTTQSLPVGVKVTYTLDGKKISANDLKGKSGHLVARYQYENTTISKEDYVPFLMVTGLIFDTDKMTNLQVTNGKIFSDGDRDIIIGMGLPSLKEKLDVKNLDLDIPDYFELEADVTDYELSEGMTIATNDIFNQLDTEGFDSLSELEDSMQTLQDSSNKLVSGSGELRNGLDTLLSSSGTLTDGIDQLIAGGNTLKDGTSSLASGSKSLADGSAALTDGTSQLKDGTNTLNAGASKVSLGLTSASKQVSAVLLPGAVQLDEGVAKMQEQLAPGISSLAGALQQLDAGLNNPLTAEQPGLKASISAVNDVMNTGTSQTGNQSLKDIAKNTATAAQTLAQMFPPSSTNDEANSAIASLSALLERDDLPEDVKASIQESINTLQEQASTQERAKSDIQELLKNVVIGTQTTSAVVDQVAQNTIAINAGTDKLSSGASELNNAVTGQNGLIDQVNAGVSTLKNGTSQLCEGIGGQNGLANGLNQLASGSSQVSSGAATLNKKMTEAYNGAKSVSDGAAQLNSGAAQLDSGAGTLVNGLQTLNSGSAALIEGVKKLDDGAIALNDGMIQFNEEGIQKLVEVFDGDIDGLLNKVNTILDSSKSYKNFSGISDGMDGDVKFIFVTE; translated from the coding sequence ATGAAAAACAGAGATTATAAAAAACTTGTAACAATTGCAACAGCTGTCGCTTTAATTGTTGGATCTTTGGGTGCCGTATCGTCTCCGACACTTGCAAAAGATACCAAAACTACCGCTCAGACAACGACAGCAGAAAAGAAAACCACAAAAGAAAAAGAGGTCTCTTCTGATTCAAAACCATATAAATCTGAGACAGTATATGCAAAGACAGACGAAGACGGAAACGTCACATCTGTCATTGTGTCTGACCAGCTAAAAAATATTAACAGTACCGGAAAATTCAGTGATACCTCCACTTTAAGTGATATCGAAAATGTAAAGGGCAACGAAAAATTTTCTAAGCAAAAAAATAAGTTAATTTGGAACACAGCAAAAAAAGATATCTGCTATCAGGGTACAACCACCCAATCACTTCCTGTCGGAGTCAAGGTAACTTATACTTTGGACGGCAAAAAAATCAGCGCCAACGATCTAAAGGGGAAAAGCGGTCATCTTGTTGCGCGCTACCAATATGAAAATACAACGATTTCCAAAGAAGATTACGTTCCGTTCTTAATGGTGACTGGACTGATTTTCGACACAGATAAGATGACAAACCTGCAGGTGACAAATGGTAAAATTTTCTCCGACGGCGACAGGGACATTATAATCGGAATGGGACTTCCTTCTTTAAAAGAAAAATTGGACGTCAAAAATCTGGATCTGGACATTCCTGACTATTTCGAGCTGGAAGCTGATGTCACAGATTATGAACTCTCTGAAGGAATGACGATTGCTACAAACGATATTTTCAATCAATTGGATACAGAAGGATTTGACAGTTTGTCTGAACTAGAAGATTCTATGCAGACACTTCAGGATTCTTCCAACAAATTGGTAAGTGGTTCAGGAGAATTACGAAATGGACTGGACACCCTGCTGTCTTCTTCCGGTACATTGACAGACGGGATTGATCAATTGATCGCCGGCGGCAATACGCTAAAAGACGGTACTTCTTCCCTTGCATCCGGAAGTAAATCTCTGGCAGATGGAAGCGCTGCCCTCACAGATGGAACCTCACAATTAAAAGACGGCACAAACACACTCAATGCCGGTGCTTCCAAGGTAAGTCTGGGGCTTACTTCCGCCTCTAAGCAGGTTTCTGCCGTACTTCTTCCCGGCGCAGTTCAGTTAGATGAAGGCGTTGCGAAAATGCAGGAGCAGCTAGCTCCTGGAATCTCTTCGCTTGCAGGCGCTCTGCAGCAATTAGACGCCGGACTTAACAATCCGCTTACCGCAGAACAGCCTGGACTAAAAGCCAGTATTTCTGCGGTAAATGATGTGATGAATACAGGCACTTCACAGACTGGTAACCAAAGCCTGAAAGATATTGCAAAAAATACTGCTACTGCTGCACAGACACTTGCCCAGATGTTTCCACCTTCTTCAACAAATGATGAAGCAAACAGCGCAATCGCTTCCTTATCTGCATTATTAGAGCGTGACGATCTCCCAGAAGATGTAAAAGCATCTATTCAGGAAAGCATCAATACGTTGCAAGAACAAGCCAGCACACAGGAACGTGCAAAATCAGATATTCAGGAATTGTTAAAGAACGTAGTTATTGGAACACAGACAACCAGCGCTGTTGTAGATCAAGTTGCGCAGAATACGATTGCAATCAACGCTGGAACCGATAAACTTTCCTCCGGCGCCAGTGAACTTAACAACGCCGTAACCGGTCAAAATGGTCTCATCGACCAAGTGAATGCTGGTGTCTCCACTTTAAAAAACGGAACCTCGCAACTTTGCGAAGGAATCGGCGGACAGAACGGTCTTGCCAACGGCTTGAATCAACTCGCAAGTGGCTCCTCTCAAGTAAGCAGTGGGGCTGCCACTTTGAACAAAAAAATGACTGAGGCATATAACGGTGCCAAAAGCGTTTCAGATGGTGCAGCACAATTAAACTCCGGTGCCGCACAATTGGATTCCGGTGCTGGAACACTTGTAAATGGTCTCCAGACGTTAAACAGCGGTTCCGCCGCACTGATCGAAGGCGTGAAAAAACTAGATGACGGCGCCATCGCACTGAATGATGGTATGATTCAATTCAATGAAGAGGGAATCCAAAAATTGGTCGAAGTATTTGACGGTGACATTGATGGACTGCTCAATAAAGTCAATACAATATTAGACAGCTCCAAATCTTATAAGAACTTCTCCGGTATCTCTGACGGTATGGACGGAGATGTAAAATTCATCTTTGTGACAGAATAA
- a CDS encoding efflux RND transporter permease subunit, giving the protein MVKVGKKIAKHRIAILIIGFLLLIPSAFGYFNTRVNYDILYYLPDNIDTMKGQEILMDDFGKGAFAMEVVEGMTTKEVTDVKKKIEAVDGVADVIWYDSISDLSVPIDSLPDKIKDIFQKDYSTLMAIFFDDTTSADNTMDAITEIRSITNKQCYLSSMSAVVTDIKALSEKETSMYVLIAVVLTSIVLALCTNCWILPVFFMLSIGMAIVYNMGTNYFLGEISYITKALSAVLQLGVTMDYSIFLWHSYQENQERFPNDKDRAMAHAISNTFSSVLGSSVTTVAGFIALCFMSFTLGMDLGIVMAKGVVFGVLSCVTILPSFILVFDKWIEKTSHRSLIPKMEKLTHFVTDHYKVFAVVFLLVLGPAVWGYTKADVYYNLDATLPKYLDSIKANEKLSNTFDMNATHMVLADADLSSKEAKEMLQEMSDVKGVKFALGLDSLLGSSIPRDMIPGELTETLKQGDWQLILVQSEYKAATDEVNKQCTELNKIIKSHDKSAMLIGEAPCTKDLITITDKDFKVVSAISIIAIFIIIAFVFKSGSLPLILVSVIEFAIFINLGIPYYTGVKMPFIASIVIGTIQLGATVDYAILMTTRYKKERCKGKPKKEAVYIALSTSISSVIVSALGFFAATFGVGLYSDIDMISALCSLMARGAIISMFTVIFILPSALMIFDKPICATTKGMRSINQEVTNYEKQRL; this is encoded by the coding sequence ATGGTGAAAGTAGGAAAAAAGATTGCAAAGCACCGAATTGCCATTCTAATTATCGGTTTTTTGCTTTTAATCCCTTCTGCTTTCGGATACTTCAACACCAGAGTCAACTACGATATCCTGTATTATCTTCCGGATAATATTGATACCATGAAAGGTCAGGAGATTCTGATGGATGATTTTGGGAAAGGCGCCTTCGCAATGGAAGTAGTCGAAGGTATGACAACCAAAGAAGTGACCGATGTAAAAAAGAAAATTGAAGCTGTAGACGGTGTTGCCGATGTCATCTGGTACGATTCGATCTCTGACCTGTCCGTTCCGATTGATTCTCTTCCAGACAAAATCAAAGACATTTTTCAAAAAGATTATTCCACACTGATGGCTATCTTCTTCGACGACACAACTTCTGCTGATAACACAATGGATGCCATCACAGAGATTCGAAGCATCACAAATAAGCAATGTTATCTTAGCAGTATGTCAGCAGTCGTAACGGATATCAAGGCACTCTCCGAAAAAGAGACTTCTATGTACGTGCTGATCGCCGTGGTACTTACATCCATTGTTCTTGCCCTCTGTACAAATTGCTGGATTCTTCCGGTATTCTTTATGCTCAGTATCGGAATGGCGATCGTATATAATATGGGAACCAATTATTTTCTTGGAGAAATTTCCTATATTACAAAAGCGCTAAGTGCTGTCCTTCAACTCGGAGTTACAATGGACTACTCGATTTTTCTGTGGCACAGTTATCAGGAAAATCAGGAACGTTTTCCAAACGACAAAGACCGTGCGATGGCACATGCCATCTCCAACACTTTTTCTTCCGTTTTGGGAAGCTCTGTCACTACTGTAGCAGGATTTATCGCACTTTGCTTCATGAGCTTCACGCTTGGAATGGATCTTGGCATCGTCATGGCAAAAGGTGTTGTCTTCGGTGTCCTCAGCTGTGTGACTATTCTTCCTTCTTTTATTTTGGTTTTTGATAAATGGATTGAAAAAACTTCACACCGCTCCCTCATTCCTAAGATGGAAAAACTGACACACTTTGTCACGGATCATTACAAAGTATTTGCCGTTGTCTTCCTGTTAGTATTAGGTCCTGCAGTCTGGGGATACACGAAAGCCGATGTGTATTATAACTTAGATGCTACCCTTCCAAAATACCTGGACAGCATAAAGGCAAACGAAAAGCTGAGCAATACCTTTGACATGAATGCGACACATATGGTTTTGGCAGACGCTGATCTGTCTTCCAAAGAGGCAAAGGAAATGCTTCAGGAGATGTCTGATGTAAAAGGTGTCAAATTTGCGCTTGGACTTGATAGTCTTCTCGGTTCTTCCATCCCGCGCGATATGATTCCGGGCGAATTGACAGAGACATTAAAACAAGGAGACTGGCAATTGATTTTAGTACAGTCTGAATATAAAGCTGCAACTGACGAAGTAAACAAGCAATGTACCGAATTAAATAAAATCATAAAAAGCCATGACAAATCCGCAATGTTAATCGGCGAAGCACCGTGTACAAAAGATCTGATTACAATCACCGACAAAGACTTTAAAGTAGTCAGTGCCATTTCGATCATTGCAATTTTCATTATCATTGCATTTGTATTCAAATCCGGCTCACTGCCACTGATTCTTGTATCTGTCATTGAATTTGCAATCTTTATCAACTTGGGAATTCCATACTATACCGGAGTGAAGATGCCGTTTATTGCATCTATCGTAATCGGTACGATTCAGCTCGGTGCAACTGTCGATTACGCAATCTTGATGACAACACGGTATAAAAAAGAGCGCTGCAAAGGAAAACCAAAAAAAGAGGCTGTTTATATCGCGCTTTCAACTTCCATCAGCTCCGTTATCGTATCTGCACTTGGATTTTTTGCCGCGACATTTGGAGTCGGACTATATTCTGACATTGATATGATTTCCGCTCTCTGCAGCCTGATGGCACGTGGTGCAATTATCAGTATGTTCACCGTAATCTTTATTCTTCCGTCCGCACTGATGATTTTCGATAAACCAATCTGTGCAACGACAAAAGGAATGCGTTCAATCAATCAGGAGGTAACTAATTATGAAAAACAGAGATTATAA
- a CDS encoding TetR/AcrR family transcriptional regulator, producing MGKVDENKQQKEDALFRSAYNLFMSKGISKTSIHDIVQDAGVAKGTFYLYFKDKFEIRDRLIARTAEKLFKAANTELKKVNVPKFEDKIIFIVDYVLEQMKKNKAVLRFVSKNLSWGVFRAAIEQKEEATGVKNLLEELLAECPDVHIEAPDTMLFLIIELASSASYSTILDNDPVSYEELKPYLNASIRAIIKSHMSTIQRQ from the coding sequence ATGGGAAAAGTAGATGAAAACAAACAGCAGAAAGAAGATGCGCTTTTTAGAAGCGCGTATAATTTGTTTATGTCAAAAGGAATTTCCAAGACGTCGATACATGATATTGTTCAGGATGCAGGAGTTGCCAAAGGTACGTTTTATCTTTATTTTAAGGACAAGTTTGAAATTCGAGACAGACTGATTGCAAGGACTGCAGAGAAACTTTTTAAGGCAGCAAATACAGAACTGAAAAAAGTGAATGTTCCGAAATTTGAAGATAAAATTATTTTTATTGTGGATTATGTATTAGAGCAGATGAAAAAGAATAAGGCAGTTCTACGGTTTGTCTCGAAGAATCTGAGTTGGGGAGTTTTCAGGGCAGCTATTGAACAAAAGGAAGAAGCGACAGGAGTAAAAAACCTGTTGGAGGAGTTGTTGGCGGAATGTCCGGATGTGCATATTGAAGCGCCGGATACGATGTTGTTTCTCATTATTGAATTGGCAAGTTCTGCCTCGTACAGCACGATATTGGACAATGATCCCGTAAGCTATGAGGAATTAAAACCATATTTAAATGCCAGCATCCGGGCAATCATAAAAAGTCATATGTCCACAATACAGAGACAATAG
- a CDS encoding asparaginase, whose amino-acid sequence MKKKILMIGTGGTIASKQTEHGLAPGLSSEDILSYIPQVESVCDVDTLQVCNIDSTNVTPMHWRLLAETIEKNYAQYDGFVICHGTDTLAYTAAALSYMIQNSSKPIVITGAQKPINMDVTDAKTNLLDSFIYAADEDSQDVTIVFDGKVIVGTRAKKERAKSYNAFSSINFPYPAVIQDQRVIRYIPSIPHEKDVMFYYDMKESIYVLKLIPGMKADILTYIFENYDAIVIESFGVGGLPETIVETFYKEMSSWIERGKIVVMTTQVANEGSNMTVYEVGKKVKQDFNLLEAYDMTLEATITKLMWLMGLPKMKYKEFKNRFYTMVNHDILFTKK is encoded by the coding sequence ATGAAAAAAAAGATTCTTATGATTGGTACAGGTGGAACAATCGCTTCAAAACAAACGGAACACGGGCTTGCACCGGGACTGTCGTCGGAGGATATTTTATCCTATATTCCGCAGGTTGAAAGTGTCTGTGATGTGGATACATTGCAGGTGTGTAATATTGACAGTACAAATGTTACTCCAATGCATTGGAGACTTCTTGCAGAGACGATCGAAAAGAATTATGCGCAGTATGACGGATTTGTTATTTGCCATGGAACAGACACACTGGCATATACAGCGGCGGCATTATCCTATATGATTCAAAATTCTTCAAAACCGATTGTCATTACCGGGGCGCAAAAGCCGATTAATATGGATGTGACAGATGCAAAGACGAATCTGCTTGACAGTTTTATTTATGCGGCAGATGAAGATTCACAGGATGTGACAATTGTATTTGACGGAAAAGTGATTGTGGGAACAAGAGCAAAAAAGGAGCGGGCGAAAAGTTACAATGCGTTTTCAAGCATTAATTTTCCGTATCCTGCTGTGATTCAGGATCAGCGCGTGATCCGCTATATTCCTTCTATTCCGCATGAGAAAGACGTAATGTTTTATTATGATATGAAGGAAAGCATTTATGTATTGAAATTGATTCCGGGAATGAAAGCAGATATTTTGACGTACATTTTTGAAAATTATGATGCGATTGTAATTGAGAGCTTTGGCGTAGGAGGTCTTCCTGAGACAATTGTGGAGACGTTCTACAAAGAGATGAGCAGTTGGATTGAACGAGGGAAGATCGTGGTTATGACAACACAGGTGGCAAATGAGGGAAGTAATATGACAGTCTACGAAGTTGGGAAAAAAGTAAAACAGGACTTTAATTTGCTTGAAGCATATGATATGACTTTGGAGGCGACGATTACTAAATTGATGTGGCTGATGGGGCTTCCGAAGATGAAGTATAAAGAGTTTAAGAACAGATTTTATACGATGGTGAACCATGACATTCTTTTTACAAAAAAATAG
- a CDS encoding YitT family protein has product MERTKKIKEYVIITLGTLIVSMAVYFFLLPSNVVVGSLSGLVMVLATFIPLKISVMTFILNAVLLVVGFLFIGKEFGAKTVYTSLLMPIFLYVFELIFPNNKSLTNDVVLDTICYILVVSVGLALLFNANASSGGLDIVAKLLNKYLHIEIGKAMTLAGMCTAISSIFVYDTKTLVLSILGTYANGIVLDHFIDGFNRRKRICILTEQYKELQNFIVHELHRGVTLYPAIGGYNNEEKIELVTILTRNEYAEVLNYLHSVDENAFVTVSTVNEVIGQWNVKQKMRGI; this is encoded by the coding sequence ATGGAACGGACAAAGAAGATAAAGGAATATGTAATTATTACGTTGGGAACATTGATTGTCTCGATGGCAGTTTATTTTTTCCTGCTGCCAAGTAATGTAGTTGTGGGAAGCTTGTCGGGACTTGTGATGGTACTGGCGACGTTTATACCACTTAAAATTTCGGTTATGACATTTATTTTAAATGCGGTTCTTCTTGTAGTAGGCTTTCTGTTTATCGGAAAGGAATTCGGAGCAAAGACCGTATACACATCGCTTTTAATGCCGATATTTTTGTATGTGTTTGAGTTGATTTTTCCGAACAACAAGTCGCTGACAAATGATGTGGTGCTTGACACGATCTGTTATATTCTTGTCGTGAGCGTTGGACTTGCTCTTTTGTTCAATGCGAATGCATCTTCCGGAGGATTGGACATCGTGGCGAAACTTTTGAACAAATATCTGCATATTGAGATTGGAAAAGCGATGACGCTTGCGGGAATGTGTACGGCGATCAGTTCTATTTTCGTGTATGATACGAAGACATTGGTGCTGAGTATTTTGGGAACTTATGCAAATGGAATTGTTCTGGACCATTTTATTGATGGATTTAACAGAAGAAAACGAATCTGTATTCTTACAGAACAGTATAAAGAATTACAAAATTTTATTGTCCACGAATTACACCGTGGTGTGACATTGTATCCGGCAATTGGTGGATATAATAATGAAGAAAAGATAGAATTGGTGACGATTCTTACAAGAAATGAATATGCGGAAGTATTGAATTATCTACATTCGGTTGATGAGAATGCATTTGTCACTGTCTCAACAGTAAATGAAGTGATTGGACAGTGGAATGTGAAACAGAAGATGCGGGGCATTTAG
- a CDS encoding HAD family hydrolase, protein MRDYKYILFDLDGTLTDPKEGITKSVAYALKHFGIDVEDLDTLCKFIGPPLKDSFMQYYGLSEDDAHLAVEKYREYFEPCGMFQNKVYDGVENLLKELKTSGKEIVLATSKPGVYAQKILEHFHLDSYFSYVAGSELDGRRVKKGDVIAYALEKMNIKEYSQAVMIGDREHDIIGAKEHGLSCIGVLYGYGSREEFERYGADCIVETVSELREEL, encoded by the coding sequence ATGAGAGATTACAAATATATTTTGTTTGATTTGGACGGAACATTAACAGACCCGAAAGAAGGAATCACGAAGTCGGTTGCATATGCATTGAAACATTTTGGGATCGATGTGGAAGATTTGGACACATTATGCAAGTTCATTGGACCACCGCTCAAGGATTCTTTTATGCAATATTATGGACTGAGTGAGGATGATGCACACCTTGCGGTGGAAAAATACAGGGAATATTTTGAACCGTGTGGAATGTTTCAAAACAAAGTGTATGACGGGGTGGAAAATCTGTTAAAGGAACTGAAAACAAGTGGAAAAGAGATTGTTCTTGCGACCTCAAAGCCGGGAGTCTATGCACAGAAAATATTGGAGCATTTTCATTTGGATTCTTACTTTTCTTATGTGGCAGGAAGTGAGCTGGATGGACGAAGAGTGAAAAAAGGCGATGTGATCGCATATGCATTAGAGAAGATGAATATAAAAGAATATTCACAGGCTGTCATGATCGGAGATCGGGAGCATGATATTATCGGAGCGAAAGAGCATGGACTTTCCTGCATCGGTGTACTTTACGGATATGGAAGCAGAGAAGAATTTGAACGGTATGGTGCAGATTGCATTGTGGAGACGGTGAGTGAGTTGAGGGAAGAACTGTAA
- a CDS encoding valine--tRNA ligase, producing MSKNLEKTYNPKEIETKLYERWCENKYFHAEVDRSKKPFTIVMPPPNITGKLHMGHALDNTLQDILIRYKRMQGYNALWIPGTDHAAISTEVKVTNQLKEEGIDKKELGREGFLKRTWEWKEEYGGTITQQLKKLGTSCDWDRERFTMDEGCSKAVEEVFIKLYEEGYIYKGSRIINWCPVCKTSLSDAEVEHEEQAGHFWHIKYPIVGTDRFLEIATTRPETMLGDTAIAVHPDDDRYKDIVGKNVLLPLVNKEIPIVADYYVDKEFGTGAVKITPAHDPNDFEVGKRHNLPEINIMNDDATINEHGGKYAGMDRYEARKAIVADLEEQGYLVKIEDHTHNVGTHDRCHTTVEPLIKQQWFVKMEELAKPAINALKAGELKFVPERFDKIYLHWLENIRDWCISRQIWWGHRIPAYYCDECGEFVVAREMPEVCPHCGCTHFTQDEDTLDTWFSSALWPFSTLGWPDSTEELDYFYPTDVLVTGYDIIFFWVIRMVFSAFAHTGKSPFHTVFIHGLVRDSQGRKMSKSLGNGIDPLEVIEQYGADALRMTLVTGNAPGNDMRFYDERVEANRNFANKVWNASRFILMNMEDKTITTPDLGELTPTDKWILSKVNTLAKDVTENMDKFELGIALQKVYDFIWDEFCDWYIELAKYRMYHADEDAKAANATLWTLKTVLANGLKLLHPFMPFVSEEIYSALVPEEESLMMSTWPQYKEEWNFAAEENVVEHMKEVIRGVRNVRAEMNVAPSRKAKAFIVCENETLRNGLEEIKISSAPLMNASEIVIQSDKEGVAEDAVSVVVTDAVVYLPLAELVDFEQEIERLKKEEAKLEKELARVNGMLGNEKFISKAPEAKINEEKAKLEKYTQMMEQVKERLAGLQK from the coding sequence ATGAGTAAAAATTTAGAGAAAACATATAATCCAAAGGAGATTGAGACGAAACTTTATGAAAGATGGTGTGAGAATAAATATTTTCACGCAGAAGTAGATAGAAGCAAGAAACCATTTACAATTGTTATGCCGCCACCGAATATTACGGGTAAGCTGCATATGGGACACGCACTTGACAATACATTACAGGATATTTTAATTCGTTATAAGAGAATGCAGGGGTACAATGCACTTTGGATTCCGGGAACAGACCATGCGGCAATCTCAACAGAAGTAAAGGTTACAAACCAGTTAAAAGAAGAAGGAATTGACAAAAAAGAGCTGGGACGTGAAGGATTTTTAAAGAGAACCTGGGAATGGAAAGAAGAGTACGGCGGAACAATCACACAGCAGCTTAAGAAACTGGGAACATCTTGTGATTGGGACAGAGAGCGTTTCACAATGGATGAGGGATGCTCCAAAGCAGTAGAAGAAGTGTTCATCAAGTTGTATGAAGAAGGATATATTTACAAAGGTTCCAGAATTATCAACTGGTGTCCGGTATGTAAAACTTCCCTTTCTGATGCGGAAGTAGAGCATGAGGAACAGGCAGGACATTTCTGGCATATCAAATACCCAATCGTAGGAACAGACCGTTTCCTTGAGATTGCGACAACACGTCCGGAGACAATGCTTGGAGATACTGCAATCGCAGTTCACCCGGATGATGACAGATATAAAGATATTGTTGGAAAGAACGTATTACTTCCATTGGTAAATAAAGAGATTCCGATTGTGGCAGACTACTATGTAGACAAAGAATTTGGAACAGGTGCGGTGAAGATTACACCAGCGCATGACCCGAATGACTTTGAAGTTGGAAAACGTCACAACTTGCCGGAGATCAATATCATGAACGATGATGCGACAATCAATGAACATGGTGGAAAATATGCAGGCATGGATCGCTATGAGGCAAGAAAAGCAATCGTGGCAGATTTGGAAGAGCAGGGATACCTTGTGAAAATCGAAGACCACACACACAATGTAGGAACACATGACAGATGTCACACAACAGTGGAACCGTTGATTAAACAACAATGGTTTGTGAAGATGGAAGAACTTGCAAAACCGGCGATCAATGCGTTAAAGGCTGGAGAATTAAAATTTGTTCCTGAACGTTTTGACAAGATTTATCTGCACTGGCTGGAAAATATCCGTGACTGGTGTATTTCAAGACAGATTTGGTGGGGACACAGAATTCCTGCTTACTATTGTGACGAGTGCGGGGAATTTGTAGTGGCAAGAGAGATGCCGGAAGTATGTCCGCACTGTGGATGTACACATTTTACACAGGATGAAGATACACTTGATACATGGTTCAGTTCAGCGCTCTGGCCGTTCTCAACACTTGGCTGGCCGGACAGCACAGAGGAATTGGATTACTTCTATCCGACAGATGTGCTTGTGACAGGATATGATATCATTTTCTTCTGGGTAATCCGTATGGTATTCTCAGCGTTTGCACACACAGGAAAATCACCGTTCCACACAGTATTCATTCACGGACTTGTGCGTGATTCACAGGGACGTAAGATGAGTAAATCACTTGGAAACGGAATTGATCCGTTGGAAGTGATCGAACAATACGGTGCAGATGCGCTTCGTATGACGCTTGTGACAGGAAATGCGCCGGGAAATGATATGCGTTTCTATGATGAGCGAGTTGAGGCAAACAGAAACTTTGCGAACAAAGTATGGAATGCATCTCGTTTTATCTTGATGAACATGGAAGATAAGACAATTACAACACCGGATCTGGGTGAGTTGACACCGACAGATAAGTGGATTCTTTCAAAAGTGAATACACTTGCAAAAGACGTGACAGAGAATATGGATAAGTTTGAGCTTGGAATCGCACTTCAGAAAGTATATGACTTTATCTGGGATGAGTTCTGTGACTGGTATATTGAGCTTGCAAAATATCGTATGTATCATGCAGATGAAGATGCAAAAGCTGCAAATGCGACATTATGGACCTTGAAAACAGTATTGGCAAACGGCTTGAAATTGTTACATCCGTTTATGCCGTTTGTGTCTGAGGAAATCTACAGTGCATTAGTGCCGGAAGAAGAGTCTTTGATGATGTCAACATGGCCACAATATAAAGAAGAGTGGAATTTTGCGGCAGAAGAGAATGTGGTAGAACACATGAAAGAAGTAATTCGTGGTGTGCGTAACGTGCGCGCAGAGATGAATGTTGCACCTAGCCGTAAAGCAAAAGCATTTATTGTATGCGAGAATGAGACATTGAGAAATGGTTTGGAAGAAATCAAAATCTCTTCTGCTCCTTTAATGAATGCAAGTGAGATTGTGATTCAGTCAGACAAGGAAGGCGTTGCTGAAGATGCAGTTTCCGTTGTTGTGACAGATGCAGTTGTATATCTTCCGTTGGCAGAACTGGTAGATTTTGAACAGGAAATTGAACGTCTGAAAAAGGAAGAAGCAAAATTAGAGAAAGAACTTGCTCGTGTAAACGGAATGCTTGGCAATGAAAAATTCATCAGCAAAGCGCCGGAAGCTAAGATTAATGAAGAAAAGGCAAAATTAGAAAAATATACACAAATGATGGAACAGGTAAAAGAAAGACTTGCAGGACTTCAAAAATAA